The Sandaracinus amylolyticus genomic interval CGACGCGGACGACACGTTCTGCCCCGCGTACGCCGAGGCGTTCTGCGCGGCGCACGTCGCGTGCTGCACCGACCCCGACTTCCGCTACGAGTCGATGCAGCTCTGCGTGCAGCGCACGACCTGCATCTGCACGTCGTTCCGCAGCGGCGAGGCGGCGACGTCGGGCGCGATCACGTTCGACGAGGAGGCCGCCGACGCGGTGCTCGCGACGCTGCGCGCAGCGCCGGAGTCGTGCCCGGTGCTCGACGATGCGGGCGCGATCCTCGCCGACGCCGCGTTCCGCGGCTCGCTCGGCGAGGGCGCGGATTGTTCTCCCACGGAGAACGACTACTCGAGCCTCCTCGCGTGCGGCGACGGGCTCTACTGCTACGTCACCGACTTCGGCGACGAGACGACGCCGCCGCGCGCCGACTGCCGGCGCTACGTCCCCGAGGGCGGCGAGTGCGACGTCGGCGCGGAGTGCGCGCGCGGCTTCTACTGCGCGCCCGGTGCGGACATCGATTCCCCAGGCGTTTGCCGGCCCTACCTCGCGGCCGGTGCCGACTGCGAGATCGACGCGGAGTGCGCGAGCGATCTGTGCGACGAAGAGACGTACACGTGCGTCGCTCGCAACGCCGACGACACGTGGTGCGTGGACGCTGCCCCCGAGCTGCCCGCGGAATGATCGACGAGCTGGAGGACTGTATGCGCCAGGAGAACAATCTCGGACGTGCGCTGGTGGCGGTGATCGCCCTCGCGATGCTCGGATGCAGCAACGAGGTCGGCCCACCGGCGAGCGGATCGTGGATCGAGATCCTCGAGCTCGAGGAGACCCCCGACGCGCTCGACGTCGAGTCGCTCGACACGTTCGAGTCGGTCGAGGTGCTCGAGGATCGGCTGGTGTTCGACTTCGACGGAGCGTCGCCGCTGCGCGTCGATCACGTCGTCGCCGGCAACACGACCGACGGCTATCTGCGGCGCATCACGTCGATCGAGCAGGCGCCCGACGGGCGCGTGGTCGCGATGACGCGCCAGGCCGCGCTCCCCGAGTACTACCGGCAGCTGCACTTCCTCTTCCACTACCGCCCGCACCGCGTGGATCAGCCGACGGTCGCGGAGCCCGGCGTCGCGACCGAGTCGCTCGGCGGTGGATGCATGGACACCACGCCTTGCGAGATCACCGGTGGGCGCAGCTTCGGCACCGACACCGCGGGGTGCACCGCGGAGTACGGCGGCACGCTGTTCGCCGGGCCCTTCCTCGAGACCGACCTGACCGCGAGCCTCGAGTTCGATCACGGCATCGACATCGACGGTCCGAGCGTGTGGCCGCCGAGCATCGGCTCGGTCTCGTTCGAGCCCGACGCGTACTTCGTGGTCGACGGCTCGGTGCGCGCGGGCATGCGCCTCGAGGGCACCGGCGGCGCGCAGCTCTCGTGCGACGCGGACTTCGCGGCGCTGCTCGGCGGCGGCACGGCGCCCGAGGTGCGCCTCGCGGCGTTCGCGGTCGGCCCGGTGCCGGTCACGCTGAGCGCGGTGCCGATCCTGAACGGCTCGTTCAGCGCGGCGGCGGACGCGGGCGAGATCAGCGCCGAGGCGGGCGCCGAGGCGAGCGCGCACGCGGAGTTCGGCGTGAAGGACGGCGAGAATCACATCGACGGCCCGACCTTCGAGTTCGACTCGTTCGCCGAGGTGTCGACGTCGCGCGCGGGATCGCTCTCGGCGAGCGGCAGCATCACCGCCGGCCTCCAGCTGCGCCTGCAGGTCGGCTGGGACTTCTCGGTGGGCCCGGCGGACGTCGACCTCGGCGCGACGGGCACGGTCGATCTCACCGGCACGCTCGGCGTGGAGTTCACGTCGGAGACCGCGGGCTGCGCGTGGAACGTCGACCTGCCGTGGTCGTGCGAGGCGCAGCTGGGCGTCGAGCTCGAGCTCGCGGCGAACGCGTTCGGCGCGGGCTTCGACTGGTCGCACGGGCACCAGTGGGATCCGATCACGCTCGCCGAGGGGTCGCTCGGCTCGCTGAGCGGAACGCTGCCGTGGTGTGGCGAGCCTCCTCCGACGACCTGTGAGGAAGGTGCGGCCACCTGCACCGACGAGCTGCTCGACAACGACGTGTGCGCCGGGATGATGGGCTTCCGCGCTTGTGGCGCGGGCCAGTACGAGCGGTGCACGTGCACCGCGTCGGGCTGGACCGGCTGTCACTCGTGCATGGCGCTCTGAAGAGATCGCGCACGAGCGTTCTCGCTGCCACGTCGCGCGCGACGCCGCTATGTTGGTGGCCCACTCGCGGAGGTCTCGGAGATCGTGTCGGCACGAGTCGAGTCGAGCGCCCGCAACGAGCCCGCTGCGCAGCGCAGCAGGGCGGTCGTCGCGGGCGTGGTGTGCATGGCGCTCGGAGCGGGGTGTCTCTTCGTCTACATGCAGCAGTACGAGCAGCACGTGACGGGCGGCGCGTACGTGCAGGTCGCGGTCGTGACGCGCGACGTGCCGCTCGGGACTCCGCTGCGCGAGGACGCCCTCGCGACGCAGGACATGCCCGAGCGCTACGTCGAGCAGCGCCACGTGCGCGGCGCGGACGTGCCGCGCGTCGTCGGCGTGCGCGTGTCGAGCGCGCTGCGCGCGGGCGAGACGCTCCTGTGGTCCGATCTCGTCACGTCGGAGGAGCACCGCGATCTGTCGAGCCTCGTGCGCGACGGGCAGCGCGCGGTGAGCATCGAGGCGGACGCGACATCGACGTTCGGCGGGCTCTTGAGGCCCGGTGATCGCGTCGACGTCGTGCTCACGACGCGCGAGGGCAACCACGACGTCGCGTCGACGATCCTGCAGAACGCGCTCGTCCTCGCGACGGGCGCGGACATCGGCGCGGATCTGCGGCGCGATCGTCAGGGCACGACGCGCGCCGGGCAGGTGACGCTGAGCATGACGCTCGAG includes:
- the cpaB gene encoding Flp pilus assembly protein CpaB is translated as MSARVESSARNEPAAQRSRAVVAGVVCMALGAGCLFVYMQQYEQHVTGGAYVQVAVVTRDVPLGTPLREDALATQDMPERYVEQRHVRGADVPRVVGVRVSSALRAGETLLWSDLVTSEEHRDLSSLVRDGQRAVSIEADATSTFGGLLRPGDRVDVVLTTREGNHDVASTILQNALVLATGADIGADLRRDRQGTTRAGQVTLSMTLEQSQTLAVAAARGELMLVLRNPDDITIVQGLPSRSSDDLARAERR